One genomic window of Burkholderia diffusa includes the following:
- a CDS encoding sugar kinase, which produces MAEIVVAGELLAEFVAAERGQGFDAPGLFAGPFPSGAPAIFADQAARLGARVAYAGCVGRDAFGDAIVARLERDGVDITRIRRVARPTGTAFVAYRDDGSRSFVFSLSTSAAACVDASDVDTAMFDGCRYFHVMGSSLTSESAIAAVQRGVIEAARVGAKVSFDPNVRPEMLSFRPMRAALDTMLAACHLFLPSEADLPFFCGPQPAERAIAGLLATHPLLERVVLKRGAAGSAAFDRASRVDAPAWPVDELDPTGAGDCFGGTLVAGLVADLPIDVALRRANAAGAIAVTRRGPMEGNSSATEIDRFLTERGIACPA; this is translated from the coding sequence ATGGCCGAGATCGTCGTTGCCGGCGAACTGCTGGCGGAATTCGTCGCCGCCGAGCGCGGGCAGGGCTTCGACGCGCCGGGGCTGTTCGCAGGTCCGTTTCCGAGCGGTGCGCCGGCCATCTTCGCCGATCAGGCCGCGCGGCTCGGCGCGCGCGTCGCGTATGCGGGGTGCGTGGGCCGCGATGCGTTCGGCGACGCGATCGTCGCGCGGCTCGAGCGCGACGGCGTCGACATCACGCGCATTCGCCGCGTCGCGCGTCCGACCGGCACCGCGTTCGTCGCCTATCGCGACGACGGCTCGCGCAGCTTCGTGTTCAGCCTGTCGACCAGCGCGGCCGCGTGCGTCGACGCATCCGACGTCGACACCGCGATGTTCGACGGCTGCCGCTACTTCCACGTGATGGGCTCGTCGCTGACGAGCGAATCGGCGATCGCGGCGGTCCAGCGCGGCGTGATCGAGGCGGCGCGCGTCGGCGCGAAAGTGTCGTTCGACCCGAACGTTCGGCCCGAGATGCTGAGCTTCCGTCCGATGCGCGCGGCGCTCGACACGATGCTCGCCGCTTGCCATCTGTTTCTGCCGAGTGAAGCCGACCTGCCGTTCTTCTGCGGACCGCAGCCGGCCGAGCGCGCGATCGCGGGGCTGCTCGCCACCCATCCGCTGCTCGAACGCGTCGTGCTCAAGCGCGGCGCGGCGGGCAGCGCCGCGTTCGACCGTGCGAGCCGGGTGGACGCGCCGGCCTGGCCGGTCGACGAACTCGATCCGACCGGCGCCGGCGACTGCTTCGGCGGCACGCTGGTCGCGGGCCTCGTCGCCGACCTGCCGATCGATGTCGCGCTGCGCCGCGCGAACGCGGCCGGTGCGATCGCGGTCACGCGGCGCGGCCCGATGGAGGGCAACAGCAGCGCGACCGAAATCGACCGCTTCCTGACCGAACGAGGTATCGCATGTCCGGCCTGA
- a CDS encoding L-iditol 2-dehydrogenase — protein sequence MRLEDKVAILTGAASGIGEAVAQRYLDEGARCVLVDVKPAGGSLARLIEANPGRAVAVTADVTRRDDIERIVSTAVERFGGVDILFNNAALFDMRPLLDESWDVFDRLFAVNVKGLFFLMQAVAQRMVEQGRGGKIVNMSSQAGRRGEALVSHYCATKAAVISYTQSAALALAPHRINVNGIAPGVVDTPMWEQVDALFARYENRPLGEKKRLVGEAVPLGRMGVPGDLTGAALFLASADADYITAQTLNVDGGNWMS from the coding sequence GTGAGACTGGAAGACAAGGTCGCGATCCTGACGGGCGCGGCAAGCGGCATCGGCGAAGCGGTCGCGCAACGCTATCTGGACGAAGGCGCGCGCTGCGTGCTGGTCGACGTGAAGCCCGCGGGCGGGTCGCTCGCACGGCTGATCGAGGCGAACCCGGGCCGCGCGGTGGCCGTCACCGCGGACGTCACGCGCCGCGACGACATCGAGCGCATCGTTTCGACCGCCGTCGAGCGCTTCGGCGGCGTCGACATCCTGTTCAACAACGCGGCGCTGTTCGACATGCGCCCGCTCCTCGACGAATCGTGGGACGTGTTCGACCGGTTGTTCGCGGTCAACGTGAAAGGATTGTTCTTCCTGATGCAGGCCGTCGCGCAACGGATGGTCGAGCAGGGCCGCGGCGGCAAGATCGTCAACATGTCGTCGCAGGCCGGGCGTCGCGGCGAAGCGCTCGTTTCGCACTACTGCGCGACCAAGGCCGCGGTGATCAGCTACACGCAATCGGCCGCGCTCGCGCTCGCGCCGCACCGGATCAACGTGAACGGCATCGCGCCGGGCGTGGTCGACACGCCGATGTGGGAGCAGGTCGATGCGCTGTTCGCGCGCTACGAGAACCGGCCGCTCGGCGAGAAGAAGCGGCTCGTGGGCGAAGCCGTGCCGCTCGGCCGGATGGGCGTGCCGGGCGACCTGACGGGCGCCGCGCTGTTTCTCGCGTCGGCCGATGCCGACTACATCACCGCCCAGACGCTGAACGTCGACGGCGGCAACTGGATGAGCTGA